Proteins from a single region of Drosophila biarmipes strain raj3 chromosome 3R, RU_DBia_V1.1, whole genome shotgun sequence:
- the LOC108026364 gene encoding uncharacterized protein LOC108026364, with protein MAASKIPDWITAELFEDVLKANVEGFSKVKSFKADMGSAAGENYATIMLRIGIEVELQDGKTRSVSYMVKLPHQLDVCKEMMKHTNIFEIERTVYTEVVAEMEELYKAAAVEVSFGAKIYDLKNAKSEYLALEDLCIRGFKNANRLEGLDQAHTERVLRKLAQWHAATALRVATKGQYPEIVLRGFFKEEIKALMNEMMNAMGQVFLKCCATYEGNEAYIDKVKALKPVVIDEVFKLGEVDPTDFNVLSHGDFWSNNIMFQYDEFGKIKEVFLVDYQGSKYGSVAQDLLNFLISSTKLEDKLSKFDYYIKVYHDNLAMHLRILKYPKPLPSLRDIHKVLLKNGLFGFFVATGVMATVLVDPTESACFENFIGDSPEGVDFQMQMYNNPRYRKHIQVILPWLLNRGALDID; from the exons TTCGAAGATGTGCTCAAGGCCAACGTGGAGGGCTTCTCGAAAGTCAAGAGCTTCAAGGCGGACATGGGATCTGCGGCAGGTGAAAACTATGCCACCATTATGCTGCGGATTGGCATCGAAGTTGAGCTGCAGG ATGGCAAGACGAGATCGGTTTCATACATGGTAAAGCTGCCACATCAGCTGGATGTCTGCAAGGAAATGATGAAGCACACCAATATCTTTGAAATCGAGCGCACCGTGTATACTGAGGTTGTCGCCGAGATGGAGGAACTTTACAAAGCGGCGGCTGTGGAGGTTTCTTTTGGAGCCAAGATCTATGATCTCAAAAATGCCAAGAGCGAATACTTAGCGCTGGAGGATCTGTGCATAAGGGGTTTTAAAAACGCCAATCGTCTCGAGGGACTCGATCAAGCGCACACGGAGAGGGTTCTCCGGAAGTTGGCCCAATGGCACGCGGCGACCGCCTTGAGAGTGGCCACCAAGGGACAGTACCCAGAAATAGTTCTAAGGGGATTTTTCAAGGAGGAAATCAAGGCGTTGATGAACGAAATGATGAATGCTATGGGGCAGGTGTTCCTCAAATGCTGTGCCACCTACGAAGGCAATGAGGCGTACATAGACAAAGTG AAAGCTTTAAAGCCAGTGGTAATAGACGAGGTCTTCAAATTGGGTGAAGTAGATCCCACGGATTTCAATGTTCTGAGCCACGGCGATTTCTGGTCAAATAACATTATGTTCCAGTACGATGAGTTTGGAAAAATCAAGGAGGTCTTTTTGGTGGACTATCAGGGGTCGAAGTACGGATCTGTGGCCCAGGATCTACTTAACTTCCTGATTTCGTCCACCAAGCTGGAAGATAAGTTGAGCAAATTTGACTACTACATAAAGGTGTACCATGATAATCTGGCGATGCATCtgagaatactaaaatatcccaagccactgcccagcctacgagacatTCACAaggttttattgaaaaatggaCTTTTCG gCTTTTTCGTGGCCACAGGGGTGATGGCAACAGTTCTTGTAGATCCAACGGAAAGCGCCTGTTTTGAGAACTTTATAGGCGACTCTCCCGAGGGAGTGGACTTCCAGATGCAAATGTACAATAATCCCCGCTACCGGAAACACATTCAGGTTATCCTGCCCTGGTTGCTTAATCGCGGAGCTTTGGACATAGATTAG
- the LOC108026365 gene encoding uncharacterized protein LOC108026365 produces MAASKIPDWITAELFEDVLKANVEGFSKVKSFKADMGSAAGENYATIMLRISIEVELQDGKTKPVSFMVKLPHQFEVYQEMMKRTNIFDTERTMYNEVVPELSALYKAVGVDITFGAKSYDIKNAKTDYVALEDLGVKGFKNANRLEGLDQTHTERVLQKLAQWHAASAVRVATKGPYPDHLLHGFYREENRSMMSEMMKGMGPNFVKSCVTYEGYEVFIDKVKALQPVFIDKIFEFAKVDPTEFNVLNHGDSWSNNIMFQYDAFGKIKEVYLVDYQIPKYGTVAQDLLYFLLSSTKLEDKLTKFDYYIKVYHDYLVEHLKILKYSKPIPSLRDIHLALFKYGFFGYSVATSVMAAVLLDPTDSASFENFMGETEAGVDFQMQLYNSPRYRKHMQAIMPWLLNRGALDI; encoded by the exons ATGGCGGCCAGCAAAATACCCGATTGGATAACTGCGGAACTGTTCGAAGATGTGCTCAAGGCCAACGTGGAGGGCTTCTCGAAAGTCAAGAGCTTCAAGGCGGACATGGGATCTGCGGCAGGTGAAAACTATGCCACCATTATGCTGCGAATTAGCATCGAAGTTGAGCTGCAGG ATGGCAAGACGAAACCGGTTTCCTTCATGGTAAAACTGCCCCACCAATTCGAGGTGTACCAGGAGATGATGAAGCGAACGAACATCTTCGACACAGAGCGCACAATGTACAACGAGGTTGTTCCTGAGTTGTCTGCTCTGTACAAGGCAGTGGGCGTGGATATCACTTTTGGCGCCAAGAGCTACGACATCAAGAACGCCAAGACCGACTACGTGGCGTTGGAGGATCTGGGGGTAAAGGGGTTTAAGAACGCCAACCGACTGGAGGGTCTCGATCAAACGCACACGGAGAGGGTGCTCCAAAAGTTGGCCCAATGGCATGCTGCGTCAGCGGTGCGAGTGGCCACCAAAGGACCCTATCCTGACCACCTCCTGCACGGATTCTACAGGGAAGAAAACCGTTCGATGATGAGCGAAATGATGAAAGGAATGGGACCGAATTTTGTCAAAAGCTGTGTCACATACGAAGGTTATGAAGTCTTTATTGACAAAGTA AAAGCCCTGCAGCCTGTTTTCATCGATAAGATTTTTGAGTTTGCGAAGGTGGATCCCACAGAATTTAATGTTCTGAACCATGGCGATTCCTGGTCGAATAATATTATGTTCCAATATGATGCGTTTGGAAAAATTAAGGAGGTGTATTTGGTCGACTATCAAATTCCCAAATACGGAACTGTGGCCCAGGACCTTCTGTACTTCCTGCTCTCGTCTACAAAGTTGGAGGATAAGCTCACGAAATTCGATTACTATATTAAAGTTTACCATGACTACCTGGTGGAACACCTGAAGATTCTGAAGTACTCAAAGCCCATTCCCAGCCTTAGAGATATTCATTTGGCCCTTTTTAAATACGGGTTCTTCG GCTACTCCGTGGCCACTAGCGTGATGGCTGCCGTTCTTCTGGATCCGACGGACTCTGCCAGCTTTGAGAACTTTATGGGCGAAACCGAAGCGGGAGTGGACTTCCAGATGCAGCTCTACAACAGTCCTCGTTACCGCAAACATATGCAAGCGATCATGCCCTGGCTACTCAATCGTGGCGCATTGGATATCTAA
- the LOC108025998 gene encoding uncharacterized protein LOC108025998, producing MPPQTKDEDVCQREVPIPDWVKPEAFEDLLKSKVKDYKETKALRAKAGVAAGENYATIMLRVELDVETKDESKITKAFMLKTPHKTEAYRKLLDNTNIFDVERGMYMEVVPELEQLYRDVGLEVKFGAEAYEIKARDYYVLLEDLSPRGFRNSDRLQGLDQVHTENVLRKFAQWHAASAVRVDLKGPYNEKYTGGVFKSEAIVDAFCNRSAKNLIKHIDQIKGHEAYIKDLHSVAGKLFDVVNDLKEPKADEFNALNHGDGWSNNIMFQYNEKNEILNTYFVDLQIPKWGTVAQDLFYFLISSTSLDVKTSKFDYFIWFYHSELVKHLKLLNYSKTLPTLRSIRDALNKYSGWAFICSACVMGFVLLDPTEEADFEKIISEDHSGFTKSVYTNPRYVRHLEVVLPWLQHQGALE from the exons ATGCCGCCGCAGACGAAGGACGAGGATGTTTGCCAGAGAGAAGTCCCGATTCCGGACTGGGTTAAGCCGGAAGCATTTGAGGATCTACTCAAAAGTAAGGTGAAGGATTACAAGGAAACTAAAGCCCTGAGAGCCAAAGCAGGAGTCGCTGCTGGCGAGAACTATGCCACCATAATGCTCAGAGTAGAACTGGATGTTGAGACGAAAG ATGAATCCAAAATAACAAAGGCATTCATGTTGAAAACACCACACAAGACTGAAGCTTATCGCAAACTTCTCGATAATACTAACATCTTTGATGTGGAGCGTGGAATGTATATGGAAGTGGTTCCTGAACTAGAGCAACTTTACCGAGATGTAGGCTTGGAGGTTAAATTTGGGGCAGAGGCCTACGAGATAAAAGCCAGGGATTACTATGTCCTGCTGGAGGACCTAAGTCCTCGAGGTTTCAGAAATTCTGATCGCCTCCAAGGTTTGGACCAAGTTCATACTGAGAATGTTCTAAGGAAATTTGCCCAATGGCATGCTGCATCTGCAGTTCGCGTGGACCTCAAAGGACCTTACAACGAGAAATATACAGGAGGGGTTTTTAAATCGGAAGCCATTGTGGATGCCTTTTGCAATCGCAGTGCTAAAAACTTGATAAAACATATCGATCAGATCAAAGGGCATGAGGCTTACATCAAGGATTTG CACAGTGTCGCAGGAAAGTTATTTGATGTGGTAAACGATCTGAAGGAACCGAAAGCCGATGAATTCAACGCCCTGAACCATGGCGATGGTTGGTCCAATAACATTATGTTCCAGTACAACGAGAAAAACGAGATATTGAATACGTATTTCGTTGACCTGCAAATACCCAAATGGGGAACAGTAGCTCAGGATTTGTTCTACTTCCTGATTTCGTCAACAAGCCTGGACGTCAAAACCTCGAAGTTCGATTATTTCATTTGGTTCTACCACTCGGAATTGGTCAAGCATCTAAAACTTCTGAATTACTCAAAGACATTGCCTACCCTAAGGAGCATTCGCGATGCCCTTAACAAATACAGTGGATGGG CCTTCATCTGCTCTGCTTGCGTAATGGGATTCGTCCTTCTAGATCCCACAGAAGAAGCAGACTTCGAAAAAATCATATCAGAGGATCATTCTGGCTTTACAAAGTCAGTTTACACCAATCCCAGATACGTCAGGCATTTGGAAGTCGTATTGCCATGGCTGCAGCACCAAGGCGCCCTAGAATAG